The segment GAATACGTACGCTAATTGACGGTTGTGATATATATAATTGTTCACTTGCTGCAGAAAAACTCCCAGTTTCCACTATTTTCAAAAAGGCTTCTATATACTTCAATTCTACCATATATATCCGAACTCCCTTCCTTTTTGAAATAATAATGCAGCTCACTCTTTTTCCTATATCCAAATACTACCGATAAAGAAAATTAGAGGTATTGTTAAAAGAGATAGTAGGTTCGTAAATAATGTGTTCATAACCCCGTAATTTTCATCGGCATTATAGAGCGCTAAAATGATTGATGCAGATGTAACTGCCGGCATTGCCATCTCAACTAGTAATACTTGTTCAACTTCGTTGGATAACGATAGCATAGAAAGTGCAATGACACCTAGCAATGGAAAAATAAGTAGTTTAAATGTCACGGGAATTGCAATGAGTTTAGCTGATATCTTTTTCTTTTCCCTAATTATGGTCATCGTTAACATTCCGATATAAAACATTGCTAACGGGCTAGATGCACCTGCAAGTGTAGCAGTTACGTCCTTAATAAAGAAACCCGGATTAATTTGAAAAACAGTAATCGTTAAACCGATTACAACTGCTACATTAGGAACTGAAATCATCGATTTTAGATTGTTTAGCGTGAGTTTAGTCTTCCCGCGGATCATTAACGCCCCCACTGTCCAAAGGGTTAAAGACATCCCTGCATCAAATACAGCAGCAAAAACAGCTCCTTTTGCACCAAATAAGGCTGCACAAAATGGAATACCAATTAATCCAGTATTTCCAAAAATGGCTAAGAAACCTGTCTCACGGGCCTTAAGTGAATCTAATCCTATAGACTTTCCAAAAATATAACCTAATAATAAACCGGCTAAATTAAAGATTAAAGAAAATATAAAGATCATAACGATCTGCTGCATTAAATGATCGTCAATTTCCACTTGTAGAAATCCGTGTAAAATAATAGCTGGTAATGCAATATTAATAATAACAAAGATCATGAACTTTCTTACATCAGCTGAAAACGAAATTTTATAAGTTAAAAACATACCTATTCCTAATAAAACTGCTAATCTCATAATCGTTACTAATAATACAGAATAATCCATATATCCCTTCCTTTCTTCAACAGTAAAAATGCTCTGCTGTTGACAGAGCACTTTCACCTGTATATCAATCTTAAAATTCTAGTAATAAATCCCCTGTTTGGATCGCATCACCATTCACGACATGAATATCTTTCACTACACCGTCAAATGGGGCTTGAACCGTTGTTTCCATTTTCATCGCTTCGGTAATGATCAGGTGATCACCTTTCTTAACCTTTTCGCCTTTTTCAACAAGAACCTTAATAACAGTTCCAGGCATAGTAGCACCTATATGATTTTCATTTCCTTTTTGTGCTTTCTGTTTTACAGCTGTCTCTG is part of the Bacillus sp. Marseille-P3661 genome and harbors:
- a CDS encoding AEC family transporter, yielding MDYSVLLVTIMRLAVLLGIGMFLTYKISFSADVRKFMIFVIINIALPAIILHGFLQVEIDDHLMQQIVMIFIFSLIFNLAGLLLGYIFGKSIGLDSLKARETGFLAIFGNTGLIGIPFCAALFGAKGAVFAAVFDAGMSLTLWTVGALMIRGKTKLTLNNLKSMISVPNVAVVIGLTITVFQINPGFFIKDVTATLAGASSPLAMFYIGMLTMTIIREKKKISAKLIAIPVTFKLLIFPLLGVIALSMLSLSNEVEQVLLVEMAMPAVTSASIILALYNADENYGVMNTLFTNLLSLLTIPLIFFIGSIWI